One window of Spirochaetota bacterium genomic DNA carries:
- a CDS encoding RNA polymerase sigma factor RpoD/SigA — MTKTGKKPTTRRRRELVSETVDGFDQDHEEFSDEEAVDPELDESLQEDEFEAESEAEDEAPARKGAGSRKRKKAAHDTFSDSSISWYLEQINKISLLTREEEKAYAVAARTGDEKAKEKLIKANLRFVVSIAKKYQTSGISLLDLINEGNMGLIKAADKFDPERGFHFISYAVWWIRQAIILAISQKTSLIRLPLNRTTDMQKIEKMHKKLEHKLGREPTPGEIAEELDMDGEEINYLRSISQDYISLDATYGDSDDTTILSMVEDARVESPDQKVLDDSLKDALNQVLNTLTASEREILKMRFGMDGYKPMSLQQIGEKFHLSKERIRQIEKKAIRRLRHPSRSQKLKSFIQE; from the coding sequence ATGACAAAAACAGGCAAAAAACCGACTACCAGGCGCCGTCGGGAGCTCGTGAGCGAAACGGTTGACGGTTTTGACCAGGATCACGAGGAATTTTCCGACGAAGAAGCCGTCGATCCCGAATTGGACGAGTCGCTCCAGGAAGACGAGTTCGAGGCCGAGTCGGAGGCCGAGGACGAGGCCCCCGCACGCAAGGGGGCGGGCTCACGCAAGCGGAAAAAGGCCGCCCACGACACCTTTTCCGACTCCTCCATTTCGTGGTACCTCGAGCAGATAAACAAGATATCCCTGCTTACGAGGGAGGAGGAGAAGGCTTACGCCGTCGCGGCAAGGACCGGCGACGAGAAAGCCAAGGAAAAGCTCATAAAGGCCAACCTGCGCTTCGTCGTGTCCATCGCCAAGAAGTACCAGACGAGCGGCATCTCCCTCCTCGATCTCATCAACGAGGGGAACATGGGCCTCATCAAGGCCGCCGACAAGTTCGACCCCGAGCGCGGCTTCCACTTCATCTCCTACGCGGTCTGGTGGATCCGCCAGGCGATCATACTCGCCATCTCGCAAAAGACATCGCTTATCAGGCTGCCCCTGAACCGCACCACCGACATGCAGAAGATCGAGAAGATGCACAAAAAGCTCGAACACAAGCTCGGGAGGGAGCCCACCCCCGGAGAGATCGCCGAAGAGCTCGATATGGACGGCGAAGAGATCAACTATTTGAGAAGCATCTCGCAGGACTATATTTCGCTCGATGCGACTTACGGGGATTCCGACGACACCACGATCCTCAGCATGGTGGAAGACGCCCGGGTAGAGTCACCGGATCAGAAGGTTCTGGACGACTCGCTCAAAGACGCGCTCAACCAGGTTCTGAATACCCTCACCGCCTCCGAGCGGGAAATCCTCAAGATGCGCTTCGGCATGGACGGATACAAGCCCATGTCGCTGCAGCAGATCGGCGAGAAGTTCCACCTTTCGAAAGAGCGCATCCGCCAGATCGAGAAAAAGGCGATCCGGCGCCTGAGGCACCCCTCCCGGAGCCAGAAACTCAAGAGCTTCATCCAGGAATAA